A window of Clostridia bacterium contains these coding sequences:
- a CDS encoding heparinase II/III family protein, translating to MGIYISFVLTSLLFIQNLDKLTVVIMCATFMVVTGILDDIYDIKISYKLLIEVAVALALYSFGIRAALFSPIMDDINIFTFVDIVLNILWVIGIINAINLIDGLDGLASGITIIACVAFCFIASGQNKAIVKTMALLLAASTAGFIKYNYNPALIFLGDTGSLFLGYMLAVISMLTIDTSISFVSLFTPILILSIPIFDTGVSILRRAMCKKGIFNPDKSHIHHRLIGMKLGHKKSVYIIYSLAIVFALLGIIINKTDSLFLGVVVIGLLIILGIVMGIDEIPRNHQHKIFLYINTIKYLKPIQIFYRIKLMFSKKLFILGRRNYWINENLTFFPGYTELDKKHLKLFDKYQDKADEILNNSFCFLNVKRDYSDGVDWQDKSVSKLWLYNLHYHQYIEWMGIAYRITGENKYFEKYLEIVNDWIDNNEIGHGPGWESYTLSLRIVSWIKCYHLFNVLLKERCHFKQKMLGSLFEQASFLFRNIEYHLLANHLFENIKALIFAGMFFECSSSKRWYKRACRLLDRQIKEQILDDGGHFERSPMYHNIVMGGLIELVQLFRLNGRQYPQEIDRRLSKAVNFSLNMLHPDREIPLFNDSALSKELLSIELIQAGSALYCDGDTKDISGVYSTFVFLIFGDRGKEICNSIYIPAYDDSIKHFKQSGFYIINQRDLNAKLFIDCGSTCPEYNPGHTHCNDPFGLMFLTSSYFF from the coding sequence TTGGGGATATATATATCTTTTGTATTGACTTCGCTTTTGTTTATTCAAAATTTAGATAAATTAACAGTGGTGATCATGTGTGCAACTTTTATGGTGGTTACCGGAATTTTGGATGATATATATGATATAAAAATATCATATAAATTATTGATTGAAGTAGCTGTCGCATTGGCATTATATTCATTTGGCATAAGGGCAGCTCTTTTTTCGCCTATCATGGACGATATAAATATTTTTACTTTTGTTGATATTGTCTTGAATATATTGTGGGTGATAGGCATAATAAATGCTATAAATTTAATAGATGGGTTGGATGGTCTGGCATCAGGTATCACGATAATTGCTTGTGTTGCTTTTTGTTTTATAGCATCCGGTCAAAACAAGGCTATAGTCAAGACTATGGCATTATTGCTGGCAGCCTCTACAGCCGGATTTATTAAATATAACTATAATCCTGCACTGATATTTTTGGGAGATACAGGAAGTTTGTTTTTAGGCTATATGCTGGCCGTGATATCCATGCTCACCATAGATACAAGTATCAGCTTTGTTTCTCTTTTTACTCCTATACTAATATTATCTATTCCTATTTTTGATACAGGGGTCTCTATATTGAGAAGGGCAATGTGCAAAAAGGGTATTTTTAACCCTGATAAATCTCATATTCACCATAGGCTGATCGGGATGAAATTAGGACATAAAAAGAGTGTTTATATAATCTATTCATTGGCTATTGTTTTTGCATTGCTAGGTATAATAATAAACAAAACAGATTCTCTGTTTTTAGGGGTTGTTGTGATAGGGCTGTTGATTATATTAGGAATTGTTATGGGTATAGATGAAATCCCTAGAAATCATCAACATAAAATTTTTCTTTATATAAACACTATAAAATATTTAAAGCCTATACAAATATTTTATAGGATCAAGCTTATGTTTAGTAAAAAATTATTTATTTTAGGCCGTAGGAATTATTGGATAAATGAAAATCTAACATTTTTTCCGGGATATACGGAATTAGATAAAAAACATTTGAAACTTTTTGATAAATATCAGGATAAGGCTGATGAAATATTGAATAATAGTTTCTGTTTTCTAAATGTGAAAAGGGACTATAGTGATGGTGTGGATTGGCAGGACAAAAGTGTAAGCAAACTTTGGTTGTATAATCTGCATTATCATCAATATATAGAGTGGATGGGTATCGCATATAGGATTACCGGCGAAAACAAATATTTTGAAAAATATTTGGAGATTGTAAATGATTGGATAGACAATAATGAGATAGGACATGGACCGGGATGGGAATCCTATACCCTGTCCCTAAGGATAGTCAGTTGGATCAAATGCTATCATTTATTCAATGTTTTGTTAAAAGAGCGATGCCATTTCAAACAAAAGATGCTGGGGAGTTTATTTGAGCAGGCATCTTTTTTATTCCGAAATATTGAGTATCATCTGCTGGCCAATCATTTATTTGAAAATATAAAAGCATTGATATTTGCAGGGATGTTTTTTGAATGTTCTAGTTCAAAAAGATGGTATAAAAGGGCTTGTAGATTACTGGATAGGCAGATCAAAGAACAGATACTGGATGATGGAGGGCACTTTGAAAGGTCTCCTATGTACCACAATATTGTAATGGGTGGTTTAATAGAATTGGTCCAACTTTTCAGGCTGAACGGCAGACAATATCCCCAAGAAATAGATAGGCGCTTGAGCAAGGCTGTGAATTTTTCTCTCAACATGCTTCACCCTGATAGGGAGATACCGTTGTTTAACGATTCAGCATTGTCAAAAGAATTGCTCTCCATAGAGCTGATACAGGCCGGCAGTGCATTGTACTGTGATGGGGATACAAAGGATATTTCGGGGGTATACAGTACTTTTGTATTTTTGATATTTGGAGACAGAGGCAAAGAAATATGTAATAGCATTTATATACCTGCGTATGATGATAGTATAAAACATTTTAAGCAAAGCGGGTTCTATATAATCAATCAGCGGGATCTGAATGCAAAGCTGTTTATAGATTGCGGCAGTACCTGTCCCGAATATAATCCGGGCCATACACACTGCAACGACCCGTTCGGATTGATGTTTTTAACAAGTTCTTACTTTTTCTAG
- a CDS encoding polysaccharide biosynthesis tyrosine autokinase: MQFKDYLRIIKKWIRVILFITILSIAASAILSFFILDKIYTASTTIIINRNDENISLGNVITDQKELNTYINVIKSDRVLIDVMRQLNFEIPIEKMRKRVSVNPEGETGLIRIKAESVSPKMASSIANTTAQVFKEHANRIIYTDNIKIVDKARIPEIYDRPNPFLNILIACAAGVMFGTLISFVYEHLDNSVEDPYALQSRFNIPLIGIVPDYYLKGKIYRINPLSFMMKNNLPPKKMLTDAAATEAFKIIRTNILSLSSAGNNKVFVVTSPEKLEGKSTIAVNLAIVMAQIGKKVLLMDCNFRKPELCSVFNIASKRGITDILNEAVEYRGLYNIVDVPNLHVMPSGTKTFYPSELLLSDKMANLMEKVKADYDAVLIDTPPAVLFTDAAILSKKADAVIMVVRHRNTNIDLFKRALHHLKAVNSNIVGVVVNALSVEYYDTYDFYN, from the coding sequence ATGCAATTCAAAGACTATTTAAGGATAATTAAAAAATGGATAAGAGTTATTCTTTTTATAACAATACTCTCTATTGCCGCTTCGGCTATTTTGAGCTTTTTTATACTGGATAAGATTTATACTGCTTCTACTACCATAATAATCAATAGGAACGATGAAAATATTAGTTTGGGCAATGTAATTACAGATCAGAAAGAGTTAAACACATATATAAATGTAATAAAAAGTGACAGGGTGCTGATAGATGTTATGAGGCAGTTAAATTTTGAGATTCCTATTGAAAAGATGAGGAAAAGGGTGTCTGTGAACCCGGAAGGAGAGACCGGGTTAATAAGGATTAAAGCCGAAAGTGTAAGCCCAAAGATGGCCAGCAGCATCGCTAACACCACTGCCCAGGTTTTTAAAGAACATGCAAACAGAATAATTTATACCGACAATATAAAAATAGTAGATAAAGCTAGAATTCCCGAAATTTATGATAGACCCAATCCTTTTTTGAACATTTTAATTGCCTGTGCAGCAGGGGTTATGTTTGGAACGCTGATTTCTTTTGTTTACGAACACTTAGATAATTCTGTAGAAGACCCTTATGCCCTGCAAAGCAGGTTCAATATTCCCCTAATCGGGATTGTTCCTGATTATTATTTAAAGGGAAAAATATATAGGATAAATCCATTAAGTTTTATGATGAAAAACAACCTCCCCCCGAAAAAGATGCTAACCGATGCGGCAGCTACAGAGGCATTTAAGATTATAAGGACCAATATTTTATCCTTGAGCAGTGCAGGGAATAACAAGGTATTCGTGGTTACCAGCCCTGAAAAGCTGGAAGGCAAAAGCACTATTGCTGTCAATTTAGCTATTGTTATGGCCCAGATCGGCAAGAAAGTGTTGCTGATGGATTGTAATTTCAGAAAGCCTGAATTATGCTCTGTATTCAATATAGCATCCAAAAGAGGTATCACTGATATTTTGAATGAAGCTGTGGAATATAGGGGGTTATACAATATCGTAGATGTACCTAATTTGCACGTAATGCCCAGTGGGACAAAAACCTTTTATCCTTCAGAGCTTTTATTATCAGATAAAATGGCGAATTTGATGGAAAAAGTAAAAGCCGATTATGATGCGGTATTGATAGATACCCCTCCTGCTGTTTTATTCACTGATGCAGCCATACTTTCAAAAAAGGCGGATGCAGTGATAATGGTGGTAAGACATAGAAATACCAATATAGATTTATTTAAAAGGGCCCTGCATCATCTAAAAGCTGTCAACAGCAATATAGTGGGAGTAGTGGTCAATGCCCTATCTGTAGAATACTATGATACATATGATTTCTATAACTGA